A stretch of Candidatus Peregrinibacteria bacterium DNA encodes these proteins:
- a CDS encoding lmo0937 family membrane protein, with protein MLWTIFVILLVLWVLGLVSSYTLGGYIHFLLVIAIVVLLLRIIRGNKIV; from the coding sequence ATGCTTTGGACAATTTTCGTAATCCTCCTCGTATTATGGGTGCTGGGATTAGTGAGTTCCTACACCTTGGGAGGATACATACATTTTTTGTTAGTCATAGCAATTGTGGTCTTGCTCCTCAGGATCATTCGTGGAAATAAAATAGTTTAA